CCCGCGGACGAGTCGGTGGACCCTCAGGAGCAGGACACCGCCCTGCTGTTGACGCTCCCTCAGGGACTGGACTGGCGGACCCAGCCCTTCTCGCACGTCGGCGGCCCGGGCTCACGCCCCATCAGGGTCCCGGCCATGCGCCGCCACGCGGCCTGAGCGCGGGCCTTCCTCGCCCGCTCGCCCCACCCCAGTAGCTGCCCCGCACCACGGCTCGTGGACCGCCGTGGTGCGGTTCAGTGTGCCCAGGGGCAGGGTCGGGCGCGTCCGCGGTCGCGGCAGTGCGCCGGCGGCACCCCTGAAACGCACGCCCGATTCCCCATCGGGTGACCTGTCCGGCCTCTTCCGCGTTGCCCTGGTATGACCCCCATCTCCTCAGCGACCGGGCGTCAGCGCCTCCTGTACGTCCCGCCGCCCGCAGAATCGGTTCGGCCCGCTCCGCCGCGCTATCAGGACCCGCCGATCTACCGCGACCTGATGCGGACCTGGGCGGAAGGCGGCCGCACCCTGCCGGGCCGGCACGACCCGGAGTGGATGCGGCTCGCGGCTCCCTGGCGGGGCCTCGACCAGTTCAGCGTCCCTCTGGACCCACGAGGTGGCGGGCGATGACCATCCGCTGGATCTGGTTGGTGCCCTCGACGATCTGCAGCACCTTGGCCTCGCGCATGTAGCGCTCGGCGGGGAAGTCGGCGGTGTAGCCGTAGCCGCCGAGGATCTGCACGGCGTCGGTGGTGACCCGCATCGCCGTGTCGGTGCAGTGCAGCTTGGCCATGGCGGCCTGCCGGGCGAACGGCCGGTCCGCGTCCCGCAGCCGTGCCGCCGCGAGGTAGAGCGCGCGGCCCGCCTCGATCTGGGTGGCCATGTCCGCGAGCATGAAGCGCAGCCCCTGGAAGTCGGCGATCGGCTTGCCGAACTGGCGCCGCTGCGCCGCGTACGCCAGCGCCTCGTCGAGCGCCGCCTGCGCCACGCCGATCGCGCACGCCGCGATGCCGAGCCGCCCGGAGTCGAGGGAGGAGAGGGCGATCGCGAAGCCCTGCCCCTCCTCGCCGATGCGCCGCGCGTCGGGGACCCGGACACCGTCGAAGTGCACCTGGGCGGTGGGCGATCCCTTCATGCCCATCTTCTTCTCGGGCGGCGCGGCGCTCACCCCCGGCGCGTCGCCGGGCACCAGGAACGCGGTGATCCCGCGCGGGCCCTCCTCGCCGGTGCGCGCCATGACCGTGTAGAAGTCGGCGATCCCGCCGTGCGTGATCCAGGCCTTCGTGCCGGTGATCACCCAGTCGTCGCCGTCCCGCACGGCCTTGGTGCGCAGCGCGGCCGCGTCCGACCCGGAGTGCGGCTCGGAGAGGCAGTAGGCGCCGAGCAGGCCGCCGCCGAGCATCGCGGGCAGGTGCTCGACCTGCTGCTCCTTGGTGCCGTAGGCGGCCAGGGCGTAGGAGGCCAGGGAGTGGACGCTGACGCCGAGGCCGACGGTGAGGCGGGCCGCGGCGAGTTCCTCCAGGACCTGGAGGTAGACCTCGTAGGGCTGGTCGCCGCCGCCGTACTCGGAGTCGTACGGCAGGCCGAGCAGGCCGGAGCGGGAGAGCAGGGTGAAGAGTTCACGCGGGAAGCGGCCGGCGTCCTCCTCCTCGGCCGCCTTCGGGACGATCTCCTGCTGCGCGATGTCGCGGACGAGTGAGATCAGGTCCCGGGCCTCCTCCGTGGGCAGTTGTCGGTCCACCGGCTGCGGGGCGCGGTCGGGCATGGCGACGCTCTCCTCCCTGTCGGGCAGTGGCGGACGAGCCCGTGGGTGGGGGCGGCGCCGCCGGGTCGTTCTGGTGCCTGGCCGATGCTTGCAGTCCCGGGTCGCGGAAGCTGCTGACCAGCGGCTGTGCGCTGTGAGTATGCCCGATCGGAGGCATCCCGTCACCAGTTAACGACCGCTCACCTCAAGAATCGCACGGGGACGCCCGGAGCGGGGAAATTGGTCCGCACCATTGACCGAACTGGTCTAGTCCTCCTACTGTTTCGCTCCACCGATTCAGCGCGTCCATGCCAATCGGCGCGCGTTCCCTCTCCCCACGAGGAGACACCGGATGCCCACCCCCCACCGCTCCCGCTTCCGGATCATCGTGTCCGCGGCCTGCTGCGCCGTCCTCGGCGCCGGTCTCCTGGCCGGCGCGGGCACCTCCGCCACCGCGGCGACCCCGGCTCAGGAGGCCGCCGCGGCCTCGACGGCGGCCCCCGTCCCGAAGGCCGCCGGCTCCAAGGTCATCGGGTACTTCACCGAATG
This genomic stretch from Streptomyces sp. Go-475 harbors:
- a CDS encoding acyl-CoA dehydrogenase; the protein is MPDRAPQPVDRQLPTEEARDLISLVRDIAQQEIVPKAAEEEDAGRFPRELFTLLSRSGLLGLPYDSEYGGGDQPYEVYLQVLEELAAARLTVGLGVSVHSLASYALAAYGTKEQQVEHLPAMLGGGLLGAYCLSEPHSGSDAAALRTKAVRDGDDWVITGTKAWITHGGIADFYTVMARTGEEGPRGITAFLVPGDAPGVSAAPPEKKMGMKGSPTAQVHFDGVRVPDARRIGEEGQGFAIALSSLDSGRLGIAACAIGVAQAALDEALAYAAQRRQFGKPIADFQGLRFMLADMATQIEAGRALYLAAARLRDADRPFARQAAMAKLHCTDTAMRVTTDAVQILGGYGYTADFPAERYMREAKVLQIVEGTNQIQRMVIARHLVGPEGR